A single Actinomadura algeriensis DNA region contains:
- a CDS encoding glycosyltransferase family 9 protein, translating into MAVTPVPGAPVRRMLVLRALGLGDLLTAVPALRALRRGAPDARITLAAPDALAPFARATGAVDAILDVSALDASGLDVPLPRIGPVDTAVNLHGRGPRSHRLLAATGPGRLLAFARPEFPEIGGPEWDAGEHEVARWCRLVAAYGFDADPDDLGLPRPDTESPAPGAVVVHPGAARPARRWPAERFAAVAAALRDAGERVVVTGGPGETGLARRVAAAAGLGADADLSGRTPPPALAALIAGARLLVCGDTGVAHLATAYRTPSVVLFGPSPPDRWGPPPDRPEHTVLWAGRFGDPHGAEPDPGLLEITAAEAVRAAGRALALQRC; encoded by the coding sequence GTGGCCGTGACCCCGGTTCCCGGGGCGCCGGTGCGGCGGATGCTGGTGCTGCGGGCCCTCGGCCTGGGCGACCTGCTGACGGCCGTCCCGGCGCTGCGGGCGCTGCGGCGCGGCGCGCCGGACGCCCGGATCACCCTGGCGGCGCCGGACGCGCTGGCGCCGTTCGCCCGCGCGACGGGCGCGGTCGACGCGATCCTGGACGTGTCGGCGCTGGACGCGTCCGGTCTGGACGTCCCCCTGCCTCGGATCGGGCCGGTCGACACGGCCGTCAACCTGCACGGGCGGGGGCCGCGGAGCCACCGGCTGCTGGCCGCCACCGGACCGGGACGGCTGCTGGCGTTCGCCCGCCCCGAGTTCCCGGAGATCGGCGGGCCGGAGTGGGACGCGGGCGAGCACGAGGTGGCGCGCTGGTGCCGGCTCGTCGCGGCGTACGGGTTCGACGCCGATCCGGACGATCTCGGCCTGCCGCGTCCGGACACGGAGTCCCCCGCGCCCGGCGCCGTCGTCGTCCATCCGGGCGCGGCCCGCCCGGCGCGCCGCTGGCCCGCGGAGCGGTTCGCGGCCGTCGCGGCCGCGCTGCGGGACGCCGGCGAGCGGGTCGTCGTCACCGGCGGGCCCGGCGAGACGGGCCTCGCCCGCCGCGTCGCCGCGGCGGCCGGGCTCGGCGCGGACGCCGACCTGTCCGGCCGCACCCCGCCGCCGGCGCTCGCCGCGCTGATCGCGGGGGCGCGGCTGCTGGTGTGCGGGGACACCGGCGTCGCGCATCTGGCGACGGCGTACCGCACGCCGTCGGTCGTCCTGTTCGGCCCGTCCCCGCCGGACCGGTGGGGGCCGCCGCCGGACCGTCCGGAGCACACGGTGCTGTGGGCGGGACGGTTCGGCGACCCGCACGGCGCGGAGCCGGACCCGGGCCTGCTGGAGATCACCGCGGCGGAGGCCGTCCGGGCCGCGGGCCGCGCCCTCGCCCTGCAACGCTGCTGA
- a CDS encoding DUF2267 domain-containing protein, whose amino-acid sequence MRHEEFIGQVQDRARLSGWTQAERATRAVLETLGERVPEGLADNLAAQLPHEIGEHLRRTEIYGGGGSGERFDRHDFVERIAARAGTDDPRAAYLARVVLEVTDEATEGGTMRKVGDALPADIRDLMAAGHSG is encoded by the coding sequence ATGCGGCACGAGGAGTTCATAGGCCAGGTGCAGGACCGCGCCCGCCTCTCCGGCTGGACCCAAGCGGAGCGGGCGACGCGCGCCGTCCTGGAGACGCTCGGCGAGCGGGTCCCCGAAGGGCTCGCCGACAACCTCGCCGCGCAGCTGCCACACGAGATCGGCGAGCATCTGCGCCGGACGGAGATCTACGGCGGCGGAGGCAGCGGGGAGCGGTTCGACCGGCACGACTTCGTCGAGCGGATCGCCGCCCGCGCCGGCACCGACGACCCGCGCGCGGCCTACCTCGCGCGGGTGGTGCTCGAGGTCACCGACGAGGCCACCGAGGGCGGCACCATGCGCAAGGTCGGGGACGCGCTCCCCGCCGACATCAGGGATCTGATGGCGGCCGGCCACTCCGGCTGA
- a CDS encoding NAD-dependent epimerase/dehydratase family protein has translation MRHPRAVVTGGSGFLGSHLCEALLARGISVVCMDNLLTGSSRNIAHLSERGDFRFVKRDLTEPVQVPGDVGYVFHLASAASPADYLRLPVQTMEVGSQGTRHALDLAESKGARFVLASTSEVYGDPLVHPQPESYWGNVNPVGPRSVYDEAKRFGEALTSAFRHARGLDAAIVRIFNTYGPRMRPDDGRAIPTFLRQALTGEPLTVTGDGSQTRSICHVDDTVRGIVALGMSDHPGPVNIGSPYEVSMGDLARLIIDLTGSRSPLRFIDRPQDDPRVRRPDTTLAENVLGWRPRIGVEEGLRTTIEWFARELLVARPA, from the coding sequence ATGAGACATCCACGCGCCGTCGTGACGGGGGGTTCGGGGTTCCTCGGCTCGCACCTGTGCGAGGCGCTGCTGGCCCGCGGGATCTCCGTGGTGTGCATGGACAACCTGCTGACCGGGTCGTCCCGCAACATCGCGCATCTCTCCGAGCGGGGCGACTTCCGGTTCGTCAAGCGCGACCTCACCGAGCCGGTGCAGGTGCCCGGCGACGTGGGGTATGTGTTCCATCTCGCCTCGGCCGCGTCTCCCGCCGACTACCTGCGGCTGCCGGTGCAGACGATGGAGGTCGGCAGCCAGGGCACCCGGCACGCGCTGGACCTCGCCGAGAGCAAGGGCGCCCGGTTCGTGCTGGCGTCCACGTCCGAGGTCTACGGGGACCCGCTCGTCCATCCGCAGCCGGAATCGTACTGGGGGAACGTGAACCCGGTCGGGCCGCGCAGCGTTTACGACGAGGCGAAGCGGTTCGGCGAGGCGCTGACCTCGGCGTTCCGCCACGCCCGGGGCCTGGACGCCGCGATCGTCCGGATCTTCAACACCTACGGCCCGCGGATGCGGCCCGACGACGGCCGCGCCATCCCGACGTTCCTGCGGCAGGCGCTGACCGGCGAGCCGCTCACCGTCACCGGCGACGGTTCGCAGACGCGCTCGATCTGCCACGTGGACGACACGGTGCGCGGCATCGTCGCGCTGGGCATGTCCGACCATCCGGGGCCGGTCAACATCGGCAGCCCGTACGAGGTGTCGATGGGGGACCTGGCCCGGCTGATCATCGACCTGACCGGCTCGCGGTCCCCGCTGCGGTTCATCGACCGGCCGCAGGACGATCCGCGCGTGCGGCGCCCCGACACGACGCTCGCCGAGAACGTCCTGGGCTGGCGCCCCCGCATCGGCGTCGAGGAGGGGCTGCGCACGACGATCGAGTGGTTCGCCCGCGAGCTTCTGGTGGCCCGCCCGGCTTGA
- a CDS encoding SDR family oxidoreductase, with translation MNVLITGGASGLGAAVARRVAADGGKPLILDLHPPKDDFPCMQADLADRHCTERAVHGLARANGGLHAVVTAAGIDACGPLNDVPAEDWERVVQVNLLGTAAVVRAAIPYLENEPKGRVVTVASTLGFRAFPDATAYCASKFGIVGFTRALAAELAGRVGVTMVVPGGMDTAFFDGRDPQYRPGPDAKLNRPEDVAATVAFALSQPPGCEVRELVVARSEEPSWP, from the coding sequence ATGAACGTGCTCATCACCGGCGGTGCGTCCGGGCTCGGTGCGGCCGTCGCGCGGCGGGTCGCCGCCGACGGCGGGAAGCCGCTGATCCTGGACCTGCATCCGCCGAAGGACGATTTCCCCTGCATGCAGGCGGATCTGGCCGACCGGCACTGCACCGAGCGGGCCGTGCACGGGCTGGCCCGCGCGAACGGCGGCCTGCACGCGGTCGTGACGGCCGCCGGGATCGACGCCTGCGGCCCGCTGAACGACGTGCCCGCCGAGGACTGGGAGCGGGTCGTGCAGGTGAACCTGCTGGGCACCGCCGCAGTGGTCCGCGCCGCGATCCCCTACCTGGAGAACGAGCCGAAGGGGCGGGTCGTGACGGTCGCGTCCACGCTCGGGTTCCGGGCGTTCCCGGACGCCACCGCGTACTGCGCGTCCAAGTTCGGGATCGTCGGGTTCACCCGGGCGCTGGCGGCGGAGCTGGCCGGGCGGGTCGGCGTCACGATGGTCGTCCCCGGCGGCATGGACACCGCGTTCTTCGACGGCCGCGACCCGCAGTACCGGCCGGGCCCGGACGCGAAGCTGAACCGGCCCGAGGACGTCGCGGCGACCGTGGCGTTCGCGCTGTCGCAGCCCCCCGGCTGCGAGGTGCGGGAACTGGTCGTCGCGCGGTCCGAGGAGCCCTCGTGGCCGTGA